A genomic segment from Drosophila willistoni isolate 14030-0811.24 chromosome 2L unlocalized genomic scaffold, UCI_dwil_1.1 Seg72.1, whole genome shotgun sequence encodes:
- the LOC6646196 gene encoding phosphoenolpyruvate carboxykinase [GTP] has product MPELIEQSKIISGNVCGLPQLHKLRQDNCGLYSHIRGIPISYGDVNALTAGVRNFVEEGIALCQPDQVHICDGSEQENKLLIKSMLEAGTIVALPKYENCWLARTNPADVARVESRTFICTEEREETIPTPTEGVKGTLGNWISPSDMEAAIQQRFPGCMKGRTMFVVPFSMGPVGSPLSKIGIELTDSPYVVASMRIMTRMGAAVLQQLAKKEEFVRALHSVGTPANGQVEQESWPCDPERTIILHKPAENLIVSYGSGYGGNSLLGKKCFALRIGSTIAKREGWLAEHMLILGITDPKGVKKYITAAFPSACGKTNLAMLNPSLSDYKVECVGDDIAWMKFDSQGVLRAINPENGFFGVAPGTSMETNPIAMNTVFKNTIFTNVASTSDGGVFWEGMESSLAPNVQITDWLGKPWSKESGKPAAHPNSRFCTPASQCPIIDEAWEDPAGVPISAMLFGGRRPAGVPLIYEARDWTHGVFIGAAMKSEATAAAEHKGKVIMHDPFAMRPFFGYNFGDYVAHWLSMEKRGQVPKIFHVNWFRKSNEGKFMWPGYGENSRVLEWILRRVNGEACFKDSAIGYIPAEGSLNLKGMKEQIDVEQLFSLPQDFWQQEVEEIRNYFESQVGKDLPASIYKELEQLTSRIAQL; this is encoded by the exons ATGCCTGAGCTCATCGAACAAAGCAAAATTAT CTCTGGCAATGTCTGCGGCTTGCCCCAATTGCATAAACTCCGTCAGGATAATTGTGGCCTTTATAGCCATATTCGTGGCATTCCCATCTCGTATGGCGATGTGAATGCCTTGACTGCTGGAGTCCGCAATTTCGTGGAGGAAGGCATCGCTCTGTGCCAGCCCGATCAGGTGCACATTTGCGATGGCAGCGAGCAGGAGAACAAGCTCCTGATCAAGTCCATGCTGGAGGCTGGCACCATTGTTGCCCTGCCCAAGTATGAGAACTGCTGGTTGGCTCGCACCAATCCCGCTGATGTGGCCCGCGTGGAATCGCGCACCTTCATCTGCACTGAGGAGCGTGAAGAGACCATTCCCACGCCCACTGAGGGTGTGAAGGGTACTCTGGGTAACTGGATTTCACCATCGGACATGGAGGCAGCGATTCAGCAACGTTTCCCCGGCTGCATGAAGGGACGCACCATGTTTGTGGTACCCTTCAGCATGGGTCCAGTGGGTTCTCCGCTCTCCAAGATCGGCATTGAGCTGACCGATTCTCCTTATGTGGTGGCCTCCATGCGCATTATGACCCGCATGGGAGCCGCTGTGCTCCAGCAATTGGCCAAGAAGGAGGAATTTGTACGTGCTCTGCATTCGGTTGGCACTCCAGCCAATGGACAAGTGGAGCAGGAATCCTGGCCCTGTGATCCTGAGCGCACTATCATCTTGCACAAACCCGCTGAGAACTTGATCGTCTCCTATGGCTCTGGCTATGGTGGCAACTCTCTTCTGGGCAAGAAATGCTTCGCCCTGCGAATTGGCAGCACCATTGCCAAGCGTGAAGGTTGGCTAGCCGAACACATGCTCATTCTGGGCATCACCGATCCCAAGGGTGTCAAGAAATACATCACCGCTGCCTTCCCATCGGCCTGTGGCAAGACCAACTTGGCCATGTTGAACCCATCGCTGTCGGACTACAAAGTGGAGTGTGTTGGCGATGACATTGCCTGGATGAAGTTTGATTCACAGGGTGTCCTGCGTGCCATCAATCCGGAGAATGGCTTCTTTGGTGTTGCCCCGGGAACCTCCATGGAAACGAATCCCATTGCCATGAACACCGTGTTCAAGAATACCATCTTTACAAATGTGGCCTCCACCTCGGATGGTGGCGTCTTCTGGGAAGGTATGGAGAGCAGTCTGGCTCCCAATGTTCAGATTACCGATTGGTTGGGCAAACCCTGGTCCAAGGAGTCTGGCAAGCCAGCCGCTCATCCCAATTCTCGCTTCTGCACTCCCGCCTCTCAGTGCCCCATTATCGATGAAGCCTGGGAAGATCCAGCTGGTGTTCCCATCTCTGCCATGCTTTTCGGTGGTCGTCGTCCAGCTGGCGTTCCCCTCATCTATGAGGCTCGCGACTGGACTCACGGTGTCTTCATTGGCGCTGCCATGAAGAGCGAAGCCACAGCCGCAGCCGAGCACAAGGGAAAGGTCATCATGCATGATCCCTTCGCCATGCGTCCATTCTTTGGCTACAACTTTGGTGACTACGTGGCCCACTGGTTGAGCATGGAGAAACGCGGTCAAGTGCCCAAGATCTTCCATGTCAACTGGTTCCGCAAGAGCAATGAGGGCAAATTCATGTGGCCCGGATACGGAGAGAACTCTCGCGTTCTCGAATGGATTCTGCGTCGTGTGAATGGTGAAGCCTGCTTCAAGGATTCCGCCATTGGCTATATTCCCGCTGAGGGATCCCTCAATTTAAAGGGCATGAAGGAACAAATCGATGTGGAGCAATTGTTCTCCTTGCCCCAAGACTTCTGGCAACAGGAAGTGGAAGAGATTCGCAACTATTTCGAGTCGCAGGTGGGCAAAGATTTGCCCGCTAGCATCTACAAGGAATTGGAGCAGCTCACCAGTCGCATTGCCCAACTGTAA
- the LOC6646195 gene encoding phosphoenolpyruvate carboxykinase [GTP], with amino-acid sequence MMLKGVQMLRCGFAGGVTVQNFRLICRRSLSVQYGNAKALTPAVREYVEKCVDLCQPERIHICDGSQEESKLLQALMLKQGTILPLPKYDNCWLARTNPADVARVESKTFICTDRKEETVPVTPKATPGTLGNWISEADMQAAIGERFPGSMKGRTMYVIPFSMGPVGSPLSKIGIEITDSAYVVESMKIMTRAGVPVIDELQKGDGKFVKCLHSVGTPKSGVQAHPSWPCDPERTIILHKPAENEIVSYGSGYGGNSLLGKKCFALRIGSTIAKREGWLAEHMLIMGITNPQGKKIYVAAAFPSACGKTNLAMMTPTLPGYKVECVGDDIAWMKFDSKGVLRAINPENGFFGVAPGTSRATNPIAMDMVFKNTVFTNVATTSDGGVYWEGMEDSHLSSVTVTDWLGKLWSKESGKPAAHPNSRFCTPASQCPIIDDAWEDSAGVPISAILFGGRRPSGVPLVYEARNWSHGVFMGAAMRSEATAAAEHKAKTIMHDPFAMRPFFGYNFGDYLSHWLSMEQEGRQLPKIFHVNWFRKGSDGKFLWPGFGDNSRVLDWVFRRVHDEKCFKDSPIGHLPSKDALNIAGLKSPVDLIELFDLPKEFWQQEASEIEKYFSEQVGQHLPEQVTQQLGELKARVAKM; translated from the coding sequence TTTTGCTGGCGGTGTAACTGTACAGAATTTCCGATTGATTTGCCGTCGCTCACTTTCTGTGCAATATGGCAATGCAAAGGCCCTGACTCCGGCTGTCCGGGAATATGTGGAAAAGTGCGTCGATCTATGTCAACCAGAGCGTATACATATCTGTGATGGTTCCCAGGAGGAGAGTAAACTGCTCCAAGCTCTTATGCTGAAACAGGGAACTATTCTACCACTGCCAAAGTATGATAATTGTTGGCTGGCACGCACCAATCCCGCCGATGTGGCTCGCGTCGAGAGTAAGACCTTCATTTGCACGGATCGCAAGGAGGAAACGGTGCCAGTTACCCCAAAGGCTACTCCGGGCACTCTTGGTAATTGGATTTCCGAGGCTGATATGCAGGCGGCCATTGGGGAGAGATTTCCTGGCAGTATGAAGGGACGTACCATGTATGTCATTCCATTTAGCATGGGTCCAGTGGGTTCGCCGCTCTCCAAAATTGGCATAGAGATCACCGATTCGGCTTATGTGGTGGAGTCCATGAAGATTATGACCCGTGCTGGGGTTCCTGTCATCGATGAGCTTCAGAAGGGCGATGGGAAATTTGTAAAGTGTTTGCATTCGGTGGGCACTCCCAAATCTGGTGTCCAGGCTCATCCATCTTGGCCCTGTGATCCTGAGCGGACGATCATTTTGCACAAGCCCGCAGAGAATGAGATCGTGTCCTATGGGTCGGGTTATGGTGGCAACTCACTGCTGGGTAAGAAGTGCTTTGCTCTTAGAATTGGCAGCACCATTGCCAAGAGGGAGGGTTGGCTGGCCGAGCACATGCTCATCATGGGCATAACAAATCCTCAGGGAAAAAAAATCTATGTAGCTGCTGCATTCCCCTCGGCCTGCGGCAAGACCAATTTGGCCATGATGACCCCAACTCTGCCCGGCTATAAGGTGGAGTGTGTTGGCGATGACATTGCCTGGATGAAGTTCGATTCAAAGGGTGTTCTGCGTGCCATTAATCCAGAGAATGGCTTCTTTGGTGTTGCCCCAGGCACTTCACGGGCAACAAATCCCATAGCCATGGATATGGTCTTTAAGAATACAGTCTTTACGAATGTGGCCACCACCTCAGATGGTGGCGTCTACTGGGAGGGCATGGAGGATTCTCATCTATCGAGTGTCACGGTAACCGATTGGCTGGGCAAACTCTGGTCCAAGGAGTCTGGCAAGCCAGCGGCCCATCCCAATTCCCGCTTTTGTACTCCCGCCTCACAGTGTCCCATTATAGATGATGCTTGGGAGGATAGTGCTGGTGTTCCGATCTCAGCCATCCTCTTTGGCGGTCGTCGTCCTAGTGGTGTTCCTCTGGTCTACGAGGCGAGAAACTGGAGCCATGGCGTCTTCATGGGCGCTGCCATGAGGAGCGAGGCCACAGCAGCGGCCGAACACAAGGCCAAGACCATCATGCATGATCCCTTCGCCATGCGTCCCTTTTTTGGCTACAATTTCGGTGATTATCTATCCCATTGGCTGTCTATGGAGCAAGAGGGACGACAGCTACCCAAAATCTTCCATGTCAACTGGTTCCGCAAGGGCAGCGATGGAAAATTCCTTTGGCCCGGTTTCGGTGACAATTCCCGTGTCCTCGATTGGGTCTTTCGGCGTGTTCATGATGAGAAATGCTTCAAGGACTCGCCAATCGGTCATCTGCCCAGCAAAGATGCCTTAAATATCGCTGGCCTAAAGAGTCCCGTAGATCTCATAGAACTTTTCGATTTACCCAAAGAATTCTGGCAACAGGAGGCCTCTGAGATTGAGAAATATTTCAGCGAACAGGTTGGCCAACATTTGCCCGAACAGGTGACCCAACAACTTGGCGAACTCAAGGCGCGTGTTGCCAAAATGTGA